A window of Ammospiza nelsoni isolate bAmmNel1 chromosome 19, bAmmNel1.pri, whole genome shotgun sequence contains these coding sequences:
- the CDR2L gene encoding cerebellar degeneration-related protein 2-like — translation MLSADRMEEFQSEEEEPWYDQQDLEQDLHLAAELGKTLLERNKELEDSLQQMYATNEEQVQEIEYLTKQLEMLRQMNEQHAKVYEQLDLTARDLELANQKLVLESKTSQQKIQCLTETIEGLQNQVEELQKQVEEMRSLEQLRIRREKRERRRTIHTFPCLKELCSSPRYEDAFQVHSSSTEFNQKPLERENERLQAMVDSLRSQVNQEKQRKERVEREYTSVIQEYSDLEQRVCEMENCKLRIKELEAELLELQQMKQVKKYLLSREDNLSEALLEPLNNAPEADYIDLSEEEGGKSHGTSMTPSPNHPVRKSCSDTALNAIVTKDAVSWHEGNYTLHANNVRKRGMSILREVDEQYHALLEKYEELLSKCRQHKDSVRHTGVQTSRPISRDSSFRDFRGEGHELEERKTMEKTISKHVEAVDKRLEQSQPEYKALFKEIFSRIQKTKADINATKVKNKSSK, via the exons ATGCTGAGCGCCGACAGGATGGAGGAGTTTCAGAGCGAGGAAGAGGAGCCCTGGTACGACCAGCAGGACCTGGAGCAGG ACTTACActtggctgcagagctggggaagacGCTGCTGGAGCGAAACAAAGAGCTGGAGGACTCCCTGCAGCAGATGTATGCCACCAACGAGGAGCAAGTGCAGGAGATTGAG TACCTGACcaagcagctggagatgctgcgGCAGATGAACGAACAGCACGCCAAAGTCTACGAGCAGCTGGACCTGACAGCGCGGGACCTGGAGCTGGCAAACCAGAAGCTGGTGCTGGAAAGCAAGACTTCCCAACAGAAGATCCAGTG ctTGACAGAAACAATCGAGGGGCTGCAGAACCaggtggaggagctgcagaagcagGTGGAGGAAATGcggagcttggagcagctccGCATCCGGAGGGAGAAGAGGGAGCGGCGCCGAACCATCCACACCTTCCCCTGCCTTAaggagctgtgctccagccccag gTATGAGGATGCGTTCCAGGTCCACAGTTCTTCCACAGAATTCAACCAGAAGCCACTGGAGAGGGAGAACGAGCGTCTCCAAGCCATGGTGGACTCGCTGAGATCCCAGGTGAACCAGGAGAAGCAGCGGAAGGAGAGGGTGGAGCGCGAGTACACCTCGGTTATCCAGGAGTACTCAGACCTGGAGCAGCGGGTGTGCGAGATGGAGAACTGCAAACTGCGCATcaaggagctggaggcagagctcctggagctgcagcagatgaAGCAAGTCAAGAAGTACCTGCTCAGCAGAGAGGACAACCTGTCCGAAGCCCTCCTTGAGCCGCTGAACAACGCCCCAGAAGCGGATTACATCGACCTGTccgaggaggagggagggaaaagccACGGGACGTCCATGACCCCTTCCCCAAACCACCCGGTGCGCAAGAGCTGCAGCGACACGGCGCTGAACGCCATCGTGACCAAGGACGCCGTGAGCTGGCACGAGGGCAACTACACCCTGCACGCCAACAACGTGCGCAAGCGCGGCATGTCCATCCTGCGCGAGGTGGACGAGCAGTACCACGCCCTGCTGGAGAAGTACGAGGAGCTGCTCAGCAAGTGCCGGCAGCACAAGGACAGCGTGCGCCACACGGGGGTCCAGACCTCCCGGCCCATCTCCCGCGACAGCTCCTTCAGGGACTTCCGAGGAGAGGGGCACGAGCTGGAAGAGCGGAAAACCATGGAAAAGACCATCAGCAAACACGTGGAGGCCGTGGACAAGcggctggagcagagccagcctgagTACAAGGCTCTTTTTAAGGAGATCTTCTCCCGCatccagaaaacaaaagcagacaTCAATGCCACAAAGGTGAAAAACAAGAGCAGCAAATGA